A genome region from Chloroflexota bacterium includes the following:
- a CDS encoding DJ-1/PfpI family protein, with protein MKTKLFLICAIVLYVIAFGACATPAPTPVPPPDPASLIKVLVDTLNAGNVDAAMAFFADDATQTQTPPPAGTSGVRTGKEQIRDFYKGLIADHFSVELSNVRAVSDKITYTCTFSTDSYKKMGVAPLVTIEEAVFVGGRIKSQTITVTPESLAKIQAAMAAAQAKTAPPKKILLILASEKSEDMELVLTKEVGVMVSTLEKASYKVVVASASGQPLVGSATTLKPDLKLADVQVDDYAGVIVPCLAPISSEFKVPPDAAEIVKKAVAQGKPVAAQLTGVFTLAAAGVLNGKQFAINPGYENYIPKAGGIFKGAGVVQDGNIVTSGTCPKMASAARPDGTTELTQKFIALLASAR; from the coding sequence ATGAAAACGAAACTGTTTTTGATTTGTGCCATCGTGCTCTACGTTATCGCATTTGGCGCGTGCGCCACGCCGGCGCCAACGCCCGTGCCGCCGCCCGATCCCGCGTCGCTGATCAAAGTCCTGGTAGACACGCTCAATGCCGGGAACGTCGATGCGGCAATGGCTTTCTTCGCGGATGACGCGACTCAAACCCAAACGCCTCCGCCAGCGGGTACGTCGGGCGTGCGGACCGGCAAAGAACAGATCCGTGATTTTTACAAGGGCTTGATCGCCGACCACTTTAGCGTTGAGTTGAGCAACGTCAGGGCGGTAAGCGACAAGATCACCTACACCTGCACGTTTTCCACGGATTCGTACAAGAAAATGGGTGTCGCCCCGCTCGTCACGATTGAGGAAGCCGTGTTCGTGGGAGGCAGGATCAAGTCTCAAACGATTACCGTGACGCCAGAATCGCTTGCAAAGATCCAAGCCGCGATGGCGGCGGCGCAAGCCAAGACGGCGCCTCCAAAAAAAATCCTGCTGATCCTCGCGTCGGAAAAATCGGAGGACATGGAACTTGTGCTAACCAAAGAAGTTGGCGTGATGGTTAGTACGCTTGAAAAGGCGAGCTACAAAGTAGTCGTGGCGTCGGCTTCAGGTCAGCCCCTTGTGGGAAGCGCAACAACTCTGAAACCGGATCTGAAATTGGCAGATGTCCAAGTAGACGACTATGCCGGTGTCATCGTGCCATGCTTGGCGCCCATCTCGTCCGAGTTCAAAGTTCCCCCTGACGCTGCCGAGATTGTAAAAAAAGCAGTCGCACAAGGAAAGCCGGTTGCTGCCCAGCTCACTGGTGTTTTTACATTGGCCGCCGCCGGTGTTTTGAATGGCAAACAATTCGCGATAAACCCCGGTTATGAAAATTACATTCCCAAAGCCGGAGGCATATTCAAAGGCGCAGGCGTCGTCCAAGACGGGAACATCGTCACTTCGGGGACTTGTCCCAAGATGGCGTCGGCGGCACGCCCTGATGGAACCACCGAGTTGACCCAAAAGTTCATCGCTTTGCTTGCATCCGCTCGCTGA
- a CDS encoding HesA/MoeB/ThiF family protein, with the protein MSDANDRYKKQIIFHGLGLEGQARLRSSSVLIAGVGALGSTLAHLLVRAGVGRVRLVDRDRVELGNLHRQILFDEEDVAQNAFKAEAAGRKLRLVNSQVQIQAEVLEISQSNIDQLMTDTDLILDALDNIATRLILNDAAIRLRKPWIHCGVLGSKGTVLLTIPGRTPCLRCLFPNIQPSDNIPWLDTVGILGTIPTFAATLAANEALKFLSGNHTSLAQGMIQFDLWRNEFEIIPLQGPSKDCVCAMSTYE; encoded by the coding sequence GTGAGCGATGCGAACGACCGGTACAAAAAGCAGATCATTTTTCACGGTCTCGGTCTGGAGGGGCAAGCGCGGCTGAGATCGTCGTCGGTGTTGATCGCCGGGGTAGGCGCACTCGGCAGTACCCTGGCGCACCTGCTCGTTCGCGCGGGAGTGGGGCGCGTGCGACTGGTTGACCGCGATCGTGTGGAACTGGGAAACTTGCACCGCCAGATTCTTTTCGACGAGGAGGATGTGGCACAGAACGCTTTCAAAGCGGAAGCGGCGGGTCGCAAGTTGCGATTGGTGAACAGTCAAGTTCAGATTCAAGCCGAGGTGCTGGAAATTTCGCAGAGCAACATCGATCAACTGATGACAGACACCGACCTGATTCTCGATGCTTTGGACAATATCGCGACCCGGCTCATTCTTAACGACGCCGCCATTCGATTGCGCAAGCCGTGGATTCACTGCGGCGTGCTGGGAAGCAAAGGGACTGTGTTGCTTACGATTCCCGGACGTACACCCTGCTTACGTTGTCTCTTCCCCAATATCCAGCCCAGCGACAATATCCCTTGGCTTGATACCGTCGGGATTCTCGGAACCATTCCAACTTTTGCCGCCACGCTTGCCGCTAACGAAGCGCTCAAGTTTCTGTCCGGAAACCACACGTCCCTGGCGCAGGGAATGATCCAATTCGATCTATGGCGCAACGAGTTCGAGATCATTCCCTTGCAGGGACCGTCCAAAGATTGTGTCTGCGCGATGTCTACGTACGAATAG
- the panB gene encoding 3-methyl-2-oxobutanoate hydroxymethyltransferase: MAKTKLMIHDFYRMKQAGEKICWLTSYDYPTAQFAEAAGMDMILVGDSLGMCVYGYSGTVPVTMDQCIVHCEAVRRGAPNTFVIGDMPFLSYQVSVEGAVLNAGRFFKEAGMDAIKLEGGVRVARQIEAITNAGIVVIGHIGLTPQSSGQLGGHKAQGRTADSAQLVVEDALAVEKAGAKMLLVEAVPPEVTAYITQTLTIPVLSIGAGPHCDGQLLIVSDLIGQFQAFTPKFVKKYCNVAEVITNAMKAYCEDVRAGTFPGEEHCYRMIEGEHDKFMARMKK, encoded by the coding sequence GTGGCAAAGACAAAATTGATGATTCACGATTTCTATCGCATGAAACAAGCCGGCGAAAAAATTTGCTGGCTCACGTCCTACGATTATCCCACCGCCCAGTTCGCCGAAGCGGCGGGCATGGACATGATCCTGGTTGGCGATTCGCTCGGCATGTGCGTCTACGGCTATTCGGGCACCGTGCCGGTGACGATGGATCAGTGCATCGTCCACTGCGAAGCCGTCCGTCGCGGCGCGCCGAACACATTCGTCATCGGCGACATGCCGTTTCTCAGTTACCAGGTTTCGGTCGAGGGTGCCGTCCTTAATGCTGGGCGCTTTTTCAAAGAAGCCGGGATGGACGCGATCAAGTTGGAAGGCGGCGTGCGCGTGGCGCGTCAAATCGAAGCGATCACGAATGCCGGCATCGTCGTCATCGGACACATCGGGTTGACGCCGCAAAGTTCCGGGCAACTCGGCGGGCACAAGGCGCAGGGTCGCACCGCGGACAGCGCGCAACTCGTCGTCGAAGACGCGCTCGCCGTCGAAAAAGCCGGCGCGAAGATGCTGCTGGTGGAAGCTGTGCCGCCGGAGGTCACCGCATACATCACCCAGACGCTCACGATCCCGGTTCTCTCGATTGGCGCGGGTCCGCATTGCGATGGGCAGTTGTTGATCGTGAGCGATCTGATCGGGCAGTTCCAAGCATTCACGCCCAAGTTCGTCAAGAAATATTGCAACGTCGCCGAGGTGATCACCAATGCGATGAAGGCATATTGCGAAGATGTTCGCGCCGGCACGTTCCCCGGCGAGGAACACTGCTATCGCATGATCGAAGGCGAGCATGACAAGTTCATGGCACGTATGAAAAAATAA
- a CDS encoding aldehyde ferredoxin oxidoreductase family protein, with protein MMKGVWHKVLKVDLSKGECHTENVPDGVYQYFMGGSGLVAYYLWKECQAGTGPFDPENRLIMAAGPLSGSRQSGAAKWSAGAIGPAIKMNVESSATGSWGMEMKACGIDALVISGKAASPVYIKVSDDGAEIKDAAHIWGKDAYEAEDIIRAAEGDKFEVASTGIAGERLARYANVQTAKKSYLGRCGLGAVMGSKNLKAIAVHGTQECEYHDLDKIKELNKALHKRMLDQQSLKPKEFQISWLGTAMATALFAPQGNLPIKNYQLADFPEGVANLGGRPYVEKLNAKPWPCRYCVIQCHNKCEVLEGPYAYKGKGPEYESFAMMGFNLLVSNQEAVAYAGELANIYSLDTISLGGVLAWAMESYEKGVLTKEDTYGIDLTWGNADAMVEMVKKIGERAEGLGWWLGEGCQAAAAHYGKGSEDWAVAMKGQEIAAHNWRAQYISALNYCTGVAAGPNHERGNSQHIWVGHIMLPEWGIDHVENAERWSWEKAAERNAKFHDYCNVINSAVHCKFQEFASYNLTDLLGVINSATGLEWSQDDLRHCGERITTLQKILNIRYGWQKADDFSYPKRFMEPVDSGPAAGKIPEGLDQAILDYYAHRQWDSEGKPTQELIERLGMQAYAE; from the coding sequence ATGATGAAAGGTGTTTGGCACAAGGTTTTGAAAGTTGACCTGTCGAAAGGTGAATGTCACACCGAGAATGTGCCGGATGGAGTCTACCAATATTTTATGGGCGGGAGCGGTCTCGTCGCGTACTACCTCTGGAAAGAGTGCCAAGCCGGCACGGGACCGTTCGATCCGGAAAACCGGTTGATCATGGCGGCGGGTCCGCTATCCGGTTCACGGCAAAGCGGTGCAGCCAAGTGGAGCGCCGGTGCGATCGGTCCGGCGATCAAGATGAACGTCGAATCGTCTGCGACCGGCTCCTGGGGCATGGAGATGAAGGCGTGCGGTATTGATGCGCTGGTGATTTCGGGTAAAGCGGCAAGCCCGGTCTACATCAAAGTCTCCGACGATGGCGCGGAGATCAAGGACGCCGCGCACATCTGGGGCAAGGATGCCTACGAAGCGGAGGACATTATCCGCGCAGCCGAAGGCGACAAGTTTGAAGTCGCCAGCACCGGGATCGCCGGGGAACGACTGGCGCGTTATGCGAATGTGCAGACCGCCAAGAAATCGTACCTGGGACGCTGCGGCTTGGGCGCGGTCATGGGGTCCAAGAATTTGAAAGCCATCGCCGTACACGGAACCCAGGAATGCGAATATCACGATCTGGATAAAATCAAGGAACTGAACAAAGCCCTCCACAAACGCATGTTGGATCAGCAATCGCTCAAACCCAAAGAGTTTCAGATCTCGTGGTTGGGTACGGCTATGGCAACCGCATTGTTTGCTCCGCAAGGTAATCTGCCGATCAAGAATTACCAGCTCGCCGATTTTCCGGAAGGCGTGGCGAACCTGGGTGGCAGACCATACGTGGAAAAACTCAACGCCAAACCCTGGCCCTGCCGCTATTGCGTGATCCAATGTCACAACAAGTGCGAGGTGCTAGAGGGACCTTATGCGTACAAGGGTAAAGGACCAGAGTACGAATCGTTTGCGATGATGGGGTTCAACCTCTTGGTCTCCAATCAAGAAGCCGTGGCATACGCAGGCGAGTTAGCCAACATCTATTCCTTGGACACGATCAGTCTCGGCGGCGTCCTCGCTTGGGCGATGGAATCGTACGAAAAGGGTGTTCTCACGAAAGAAGATACGTATGGCATCGATCTGACTTGGGGCAACGCCGATGCGATGGTCGAGATGGTCAAGAAAATCGGCGAGCGCGCGGAAGGATTGGGCTGGTGGCTGGGCGAGGGTTGCCAAGCCGCCGCGGCGCACTATGGCAAGGGATCCGAAGACTGGGCGGTGGCGATGAAGGGACAAGAAATCGCCGCGCACAACTGGCGCGCGCAGTACATCAGCGCGCTGAATTATTGCACCGGCGTCGCGGCGGGTCCCAACCACGAACGCGGCAACAGCCAGCACATCTGGGTCGGTCACATCATGCTGCCGGAATGGGGAATCGATCATGTCGAGAACGCGGAACGCTGGTCTTGGGAGAAGGCGGCGGAGCGCAACGCCAAGTTCCATGATTACTGCAACGTGATCAACTCAGCGGTACATTGCAAGTTCCAGGAATTTGCCTCCTACAACCTGACCGATCTGCTCGGCGTAATCAACTCTGCCACCGGACTCGAGTGGAGCCAGGATGACTTGCGCCATTGCGGCGAGCGCATCACCACACTCCAGAAAATTCTCAACATCCGCTACGGGTGGCAGAAGGCAGACGATTTCAGTTATCCAAAACGATTCATGGAGCCAGTGGATTCTGGTCCGGCGGCAGGAAAAATACCCGAGGGCTTGGACCAAGCGATCCTCGACTATTACGCTCATCGGCAGTGGGATAGTGAAGGCAAGCCGACCCAGGAATTGATCGAGCGATTGGGAATGCAAGCATACGCGGAATAA
- a CDS encoding VOC family protein yields the protein MIKGIGHIGIFVTNIEAAVESFCKTFDLEMPAIKDVPDRSMRVAVISWGAAMLELVEDYSKDGSVARMVGERGSFIHHFCLLSDNIETDIANLQSKGAQMATPQPVLGLRGKRIAFIKSGILDNVPIELSDP from the coding sequence ATGATCAAAGGTATCGGACACATCGGCATTTTTGTAACGAATATCGAAGCGGCGGTTGAGTCATTCTGCAAAACTTTCGATCTCGAAATGCCGGCGATTAAGGATGTGCCGGACCGAAGCATGAGGGTTGCCGTGATTTCCTGGGGCGCAGCCATGCTCGAATTGGTCGAGGATTACTCGAAGGATGGTTCGGTCGCGCGCATGGTCGGCGAGCGCGGAAGTTTCATTCATCACTTCTGTCTGCTGTCGGATAACATCGAAACCGATATCGCGAATCTGCAAAGCAAAGGCGCGCAAATGGCGACGCCACAGCCAGTCCTGGGTCTGCGCGGAAAACGAATCGCGTTTATCAAATCCGGAATCTTGGACAACGTTCCTATTGAGTTGTCCGACCCGTAA
- a CDS encoding branched-chain amino acid ABC transporter permease, producing the protein MIQTIVYGFTIGAILYFFSVGLALTFGTMRIINFAHGMVYAVGVYLFIAFLKVFDDSFLLALAASVIVMLPVAYLIERFIIRRLYGEGLDYAIIATYGVLLIGTDAIKMLWGTTSQPVNDPVGISIEVADFGLPVYRIAIFICAVVLFLALRLFFKRSIIGKIVIAALEDSDGVRCLGLDVNKYFSIIFVLGSALAVLGGILYAPISSAEPYMGFHILLLAFAVVIVGGMGNLNGTFIAALALGMVMAITGRFWSQAANAMVFIVMALVLIVRSRRLTQD; encoded by the coding sequence ATGATTCAGACGATCGTTTACGGATTCACCATCGGCGCGATCCTTTACTTTTTCTCCGTTGGACTTGCGCTCACCTTCGGCACGATGCGGATTATCAACTTTGCGCATGGCATGGTGTACGCGGTCGGCGTCTACCTCTTTATCGCGTTTCTAAAAGTTTTCGACGATTCCTTCCTCCTCGCGCTGGCGGCAAGTGTGATCGTCATGCTGCCGGTGGCGTACCTCATCGAGCGATTTATCATTCGGCGTTTGTACGGCGAAGGGCTGGATTATGCGATCATTGCGACGTATGGCGTTTTGCTGATCGGCACCGACGCGATTAAAATGCTCTGGGGCACGACTTCGCAACCGGTCAACGATCCGGTTGGGATTTCGATTGAGGTGGCTGATTTTGGTCTGCCGGTGTACCGGATCGCGATCTTTATCTGCGCGGTGGTATTGTTTCTCGCGCTCCGGCTTTTCTTCAAACGATCCATCATCGGCAAAATTGTCATCGCCGCGTTAGAGGACAGCGATGGAGTACGCTGCCTGGGTTTGGACGTGAACAAGTACTTTAGCATCATTTTTGTATTAGGCAGCGCGCTCGCGGTTCTGGGCGGCATCCTCTACGCGCCGATTTCGTCCGCAGAACCGTACATGGGTTTTCATATTCTGCTCCTCGCCTTCGCGGTGGTGATCGTCGGCGGCATGGGAAATCTCAACGGTACGTTCATCGCCGCGCTGGCGCTGGGGATGGTCATGGCGATCACCGGGCGGTTCTGGTCGCAGGCAGCCAACGCAATGGTGTTCATCGTAATGGCGCTTGTGCTTATCGTTCGCTCTAGAAGATTGACCCAGGATTAG
- a CDS encoding branched-chain amino acid ABC transporter permease, with product MNMPADLRAVSHLARSLSPLSRPPRWKIFGELALIVVGILLLSTTIKLHWLTDFIIFFIIVLSFDLLYGYMGHLSFGHMLYYGAGAYGTGLFLVNAGKNPIAALFVGVAVAAILSAVLGLIVMRTHGASFALINMAFNEIGFFIIRSPLAKFTRGDDGLSCNAEKLFGIVDLNDDLSAFLFVGIVLLLVFAFLRVLTTSPFGILVRSIKENEKRVAFFGYDTFRSKWIVFVISSTLAALAGGIFTLVRGFLSPQVISPFGNVEVIFAVLIGGAGNLYGALIGGAIFMLIKNFLPVAIPELSKVVGVKLPQWEMWLGIILLIIVFAMRKGVVGVIRTQWHYRFRVARNAP from the coding sequence GTGAACATGCCTGCCGACTTGCGTGCTGTTTCGCATCTTGCGCGTTCCCTTTCGCCTCTTTCGCGTCCTCCGCGTTGGAAAATCTTTGGAGAGTTAGCTCTCATCGTCGTTGGTATCCTGTTGCTCTCGACAACGATCAAACTGCACTGGCTCACCGACTTTATCATTTTCTTCATTATTGTATTGAGCTTTGATTTGCTTTATGGGTACATGGGGCATCTCAGTTTTGGTCACATGTTATACTATGGCGCTGGCGCGTATGGCACGGGGCTGTTTCTCGTCAATGCCGGAAAAAATCCGATTGCCGCGCTGTTCGTTGGCGTTGCAGTGGCGGCGATCTTGTCGGCAGTCCTGGGTCTCATCGTCATGCGGACGCACGGCGCATCGTTCGCGTTGATCAACATGGCGTTCAACGAAATTGGATTCTTTATCATCCGGTCGCCGCTTGCCAAGTTCACGCGCGGCGACGATGGATTGTCTTGCAACGCCGAAAAGCTTTTCGGGATCGTTGATCTCAACGACGATTTGTCGGCATTTCTCTTTGTCGGGATCGTACTGCTCCTGGTTTTTGCATTTCTGCGAGTGTTGACGACTTCGCCGTTCGGCATCCTCGTGCGTTCGATCAAAGAAAACGAAAAGCGCGTGGCGTTTTTTGGATACGACACGTTCCGCAGCAAGTGGATTGTCTTCGTCATCAGTTCCACGCTCGCCGCGCTCGCTGGCGGTATCTTCACGCTGGTACGCGGATTCCTCAGCCCCCAGGTGATCAGTCCCTTTGGAAATGTGGAAGTTATTTTCGCCGTGTTGATCGGCGGCGCGGGCAATCTCTACGGCGCGTTGATCGGTGGCGCGATCTTTATGCTCATCAAAAACTTTTTGCCAGTCGCGATCCCAGAATTGTCGAAGGTTGTCGGTGTAAAACTGCCGCAATGGGAAATGTGGCTAGGCATCATCCTACTGATCATTGTATTCGCGATGCGCAAAGGTGTGGTCGGCGTGATTCGCACCCAATGGCACTATCGTTTTCGCGTGGCAAGGAACGCGCCATGA
- a CDS encoding ATP-binding cassette domain-containing protein, producing MLQIRDLGVAYGHARVIHNLNLTLNPGEMVFIVGRNGAGKTTLLKTIAGLLKPINGTITYNDQSIPGQPPEKLARMGFRFVAQDKKVFSELSVRSNIELAAYGAGESMDKAWSKVTQLYPKIEEFRDMPAGNLSGGQREILLIGRALVGDPKVLLIDEPTEGLAAIVIQDIFRILSSMRNAVSAIIVEQNLSIVKRLADRIYVMKEGNLICEIADRAAIVDSAQLETYL from the coding sequence GTGCTGCAAATCCGTGACCTGGGTGTCGCGTATGGTCACGCCCGAGTGATCCACAATCTCAACTTGACCCTGAATCCCGGCGAGATGGTTTTTATCGTGGGGCGCAACGGCGCGGGCAAAACCACGCTGCTCAAAACCATCGCCGGCTTGCTCAAGCCGATCAATGGGACGATCACGTACAACGATCAGTCCATCCCCGGTCAACCGCCGGAGAAATTAGCGCGCATGGGTTTTCGCTTTGTGGCGCAGGACAAGAAAGTATTCAGCGAATTGTCCGTACGTTCAAACATCGAACTTGCCGCATACGGCGCGGGTGAATCAATGGACAAGGCGTGGAGCAAGGTCACCCAGCTCTACCCCAAGATCGAAGAATTCCGCGACATGCCGGCGGGCAATTTGTCCGGCGGGCAACGCGAAATTTTGTTGATTGGTCGTGCACTGGTCGGCGATCCCAAGGTCTTGTTGATTGACGAACCCACCGAGGGTTTGGCGGCAATTGTGATCCAGGATATTTTCCGGATTCTAAGCTCCATGCGCAACGCGGTTTCTGCGATCATCGTGGAGCAGAATCTGTCAATCGTCAAGCGGCTGGCAGACCGCATCTACGTGATGAAGGAAGGCAACCTCATTTGCGAAATCGCCGACAGAGCCGCTATCGTCGATTCAGCTCAATTGGAGACGTACTTGTGA
- a CDS encoding ABC transporter ATP-binding protein, producing the protein MTKRFNGLTAVNQVDFGVHEGQTSGIIGPNGSGKTTLFNLLSGYFPPSDGAIAFEGRDITRIAPHERVKLGVGRTFQLVSVFTSLTVWENLVLTNVRFQRAEMSPPRFFFRSAQRTKILESCAQALDWVGLTDKANASVAELSYGDKRMLEIAVVLSLKPRLLLLDEPLAGLSDHEIAQVAALIQRIKTERTVVIIEHKISKIVDLVERLVVMNEGRLICDGVPDVVLRDPQVRECYWGKEE; encoded by the coding sequence CTGACCAAACGCTTTAATGGCTTGACGGCTGTCAACCAAGTTGATTTTGGTGTTCACGAAGGGCAAACCTCCGGCATAATCGGACCTAATGGGTCTGGCAAAACGACGCTGTTCAATCTGCTCTCCGGATATTTTCCTCCATCCGATGGTGCAATTGCTTTCGAGGGGCGCGACATCACACGCATTGCGCCTCACGAGCGCGTCAAACTGGGTGTCGGTCGAACTTTTCAATTGGTTTCGGTGTTCACCTCGCTGACGGTGTGGGAAAACTTGGTGCTAACGAACGTCCGCTTTCAACGCGCGGAAATGTCGCCGCCGCGTTTCTTTTTCCGTTCGGCGCAGCGCACCAAAATTCTGGAAAGTTGCGCACAGGCACTTGACTGGGTGGGACTCACCGACAAAGCAAACGCGAGCGTCGCCGAACTTTCGTACGGCGACAAGCGCATGTTGGAGATTGCGGTCGTCCTCTCGCTGAAACCGCGCTTGCTGTTGTTGGATGAACCGCTCGCTGGGTTGAGCGATCACGAGATCGCGCAAGTCGCCGCGCTGATTCAGCGCATCAAGACCGAACGCACGGTCGTGATCATCGAACACAAGATTTCCAAGATCGTGGATTTGGTCGAACGATTAGTTGTGATGAATGAGGGTCGGCTCATTTGCGATGGCGTACCCGATGTCGTGCTGCGCGACCCGCAAGTTCGAGAATGTTATTGGGGCAAGGAGGAGTAA
- a CDS encoding ABC transporter substrate-binding protein, with product MSTTKRLVGMIVLMTILFVLSACAATPTPAPTPVPNTPVPAVKPTSAPTIAATAAPTTAPTAPPPPAGTVKIGAMYSLTGSGAAIGTGQMEGAKMAIDEINKNGGINIGGVKMKIEGVFRDDESNPQVAVARFNEIVKDQKATALVAGSMGNISVALNEEVKKTKTLFIATNGVPEDFFKKEVKAPTSLCIVAASEWAGRGAAAYMVDQMKAKRIANFMPDYSIGQGTMKGFEAVMKDRKGVEFTTIWHPVNSPDLTSYLIKSLEYKPDVVFVGSWGADAVNALKQALEMGAGKKAPLFHFWLMNAFATGIPANAMEGVKGQMFWYHDMRGFSDADVVKASEEFVTKWMQGRKEPPDPYAMSTYYGVMEIARAMELSKSTDPDKMYAALMDNPDWKGAKGPAKWRKDGAVVYKYSTWIVAGKGAAERKSDRYDAKFDFAKIVDVYSGDAFVPPLSAMGY from the coding sequence ATGAGTACCACGAAACGACTTGTCGGAATGATCGTATTAATGACAATTTTGTTCGTATTGTCAGCTTGCGCCGCAACACCTACCCCGGCTCCCACCCCTGTTCCAAACACACCTGTCCCAGCAGTCAAGCCCACTAGTGCGCCGACGATTGCGGCGACAGCCGCACCGACGACTGCGCCCACCGCGCCGCCCCCACCTGCCGGGACGGTCAAGATCGGCGCGATGTACTCTCTCACCGGATCGGGCGCTGCCATCGGCACCGGTCAAATGGAAGGCGCGAAGATGGCGATTGACGAAATCAACAAGAACGGCGGCATCAACATCGGCGGCGTCAAGATGAAGATCGAAGGCGTGTTCCGCGACGACGAATCCAATCCCCAAGTCGCAGTGGCGCGCTTTAACGAAATCGTCAAAGACCAGAAAGCCACCGCGCTCGTCGCCGGCTCGATGGGGAATATCTCGGTCGCGCTCAATGAAGAAGTCAAAAAGACCAAGACCTTGTTCATCGCCACCAACGGTGTGCCCGAAGACTTTTTCAAGAAAGAGGTCAAAGCCCCCACATCGCTCTGCATCGTCGCCGCATCGGAATGGGCAGGACGTGGCGCGGCTGCTTACATGGTTGACCAAATGAAAGCCAAGCGCATCGCCAACTTTATGCCCGACTATTCGATCGGTCAGGGTACGATGAAGGGTTTTGAAGCGGTGATGAAGGATCGCAAAGGCGTCGAGTTTACGACGATCTGGCATCCGGTCAATAGCCCGGACTTGACAAGCTATCTCATCAAATCGCTTGAATACAAACCCGATGTGGTGTTCGTCGGATCGTGGGGCGCGGATGCGGTCAACGCCCTCAAGCAAGCCCTGGAAATGGGCGCGGGCAAAAAAGCCCCGCTGTTCCACTTTTGGTTGATGAACGCGTTTGCGACTGGCATCCCGGCAAACGCGATGGAAGGCGTCAAGGGTCAGATGTTCTGGTACCATGACATGCGCGGATTCAGCGACGCCGATGTGGTCAAAGCGTCCGAAGAATTTGTCACGAAATGGATGCAAGGTCGGAAAGAGCCGCCGGATCCGTACGCGATGAGCACGTACTACGGCGTCATGGAAATCGCACGCGCGATGGAACTGTCCAAGTCCACCGACCCGGACAAGATGTATGCCGCGCTGATGGATAACCCAGATTGGAAAGGTGCGAAAGGTCCAGCCAAGTGGCGCAAAGACGGCGCAGTCGTCTACAAATATTCGACCTGGATCGTCGCGGGCAAAGGGGCAGCCGAGCGCAAGAGCGATCGCTACGATGCCAAGTTCGACTTTGCCAAGATCGTTGATGTGTACAGCGGCGATGCGTTCGTCCCGCCGTTGAGCGCGATGGGATACTAG
- a CDS encoding DUF296 domain-containing protein: MSDNNSHADPRFIEQVDLSDVILTRFQPGDDLFQMLTKTVKDQGWERAAIISGIGSLEDVVFVAPKPAFSIPVIPAENLNRIEMKGPFELMSVEGNIVPLVGEFGNLKHGDSVLHIHCLLSHGKGELTGGHMVAAKVFTTTEIFIANVKNSNVKKKKSEVTGLMEFRNDL; encoded by the coding sequence ATGAGTGACAACAATTCCCATGCTGATCCACGATTCATCGAGCAGGTTGACCTGAGCGATGTAATTCTCACCCGTTTTCAGCCCGGCGATGATCTGTTTCAGATGCTGACCAAAACCGTCAAAGACCAGGGCTGGGAGCGCGCGGCGATCATTTCCGGCATCGGCAGTCTCGAAGATGTGGTCTTTGTCGCGCCCAAGCCGGCGTTCTCGATTCCGGTCATTCCAGCGGAGAACCTGAACCGAATCGAGATGAAGGGTCCGTTTGAACTGATGAGCGTCGAAGGCAACATCGTTCCCCTGGTGGGTGAATTTGGCAACCTGAAGCACGGCGACTCGGTGCTGCACATCCACTGTCTCTTGTCCCACGGCAAAGGCGAACTGACCGGCGGGCACATGGTCGCTGCCAAGGTTTTCACCACAACCGAAATCTTTATCGCCAACGTCAAGAACTCGAACGTCAAAAAGAAAAAGAGCGAGGTCACCGGTCTTATGGAGTTCAGGAACGATTTGTAA